One window of the Perca flavescens isolate YP-PL-M2 chromosome 5, PFLA_1.0, whole genome shotgun sequence genome contains the following:
- the LOC114556024 gene encoding cilia- and flagella-associated protein 157, protein MTMADVIASEDKENSLYLIQIKYLDEQLERYQLQCDELEQQNKDLASQYSALEKDKQDITEYLKHAVLGKDKEVEELAAQLESQQRIGQQDREAQVLQQSQEVQELQDQIDELTSESRVLVAKFEEQQELAEQLEQLLQRQSEMEFLRKQLVSENEEHDAAIENLKNDAESERNKMFEVRWGTLEVCVRKKASHIIQEERAQHSELREKVEELLDRNTELWSEKNELRDTEDFLLFQLDNIKEDIDRVSKKSFSSKKEVEQLTKTCRQLRAELKSCSAAYESTLTKKEALRQRLASVSAKCHQKTAQTGQLRAELQRESSVRRQLEALVQEAVLILSHILTDSEKVSETQWKRLQEILLSTPEEEPQTCDPEAARAQTLNIATDPLFLFARYRPGDLGLVPRPMWKQKAAISRSRHPGASQQETVQSEDIQL, encoded by the exons ATGACTATGGCGGATGTAATCGCTTCTGAGGATAAAGAGAACTCGTTATATTTGATACAAATTAAATATCTGGATGAGCAGTTGGaaag ATATCAGCTTCAGTGTGACGAGCTGGAGCAGCAGAACAAGGACCTGGCCTCTCAGTACAGCGCGCTGGAGAAGGACAAGCAAGACATCACTGAGTATCTGAAACACGCTGTGCTTGGCAAAGACAAGGAGGTGGAGGAGCTGGCTGCGCAGCTGGAGAGTCAGCAGCGGATTGGCCAGCAGGACAGAGAGGCCCAGGTGCTACAGCAGAGCCAGGAAGTTCAGGAGCTGCAGGACCAGATCGATGAGCTGACCTCAGAGAGCAGGGTGCTGG TGGCAAAGTttgaggagcagcaggagctgGCGGAGCAGCTGGAGCAGCTGTTGCAGCGGCAGTCCGAAATGGAGTTTCTGAGGAAGCAGCTGGTTAGTGAGAACGAGGAGCACGACGCTGCCATCGAGAACCTGAAGAATGACGCAGAGTCGGAGAGGAACAA GATGTTCGAGGTCAGGTGGGGCACGTTGGAGGTTTGCGTTAGGAAGAAGGCCTCACACATCATCCAGGAGGAGAGGGCTCAGCACAGTGAGCTCCGGGAGAAGGTCGAAGAACTTCTGGACAGGAACACAGAACTGTGGAGTGAGAAGAACGAGCTGCGAGACACAGAAgattttcttctctttcagtTGGACAACATAAAGGAAGATATTGACAGGGTCAGCAAGAAGAGCTTCAGCAGCAAGAAG GAGGTGGAGCAGCTGACGAAGACCTGCCGGCAGCTGAGGGCCGAGCTAAAGAGCTGTAGCGCCGCCTACGAGAGCACGCTGACCAAGAAAGAGGCTCTCAG ACAGCGCCTGGCTTCAGTGTCAGCGAAGTGCCATCAGAAAACGGCCCAGACAGGTCAGCTGAGGGCTGAGCTGCAGAGGGAGAGCAGCGTGAGGAGGCAGCTGGAGGCCCTCGTGCAGGAAGCCGTCCTGATTCTGAGCCACATCTTGACG GACTCAGAGAAGGTGTCCGAGACTCAGTGGAAGAGGCTGCAGGAGATCCTGCTGTCCACTCCTGAGGAGGAACCACAGACCTGTGACCCCGAAGCAGCCAG AGCTCAGACCCTGAACATCGCCACAGATCCGTTGTTCCTGTTCGCCCGCTACAGACCAGGCGACCTGGGCCTCGTACCCCGACCCATGTGGAAACAGAAAGCAGCCATCTCCAGGTCACGCCATCCTGGTGCCTCTCAACAG GAAACTGTGCAGTCAGAAGACATCCAGCTGTGA